The Sandaracinus amylolyticus genomic interval GCGTCACGCCGAGCGCCGACATCGCGACGAACGCGACGAAGATCGACGCCGGCACCGCGATCACGTTGATCAGCGACGCGCGCCAGCTGCGAAGGAAGAGCAGCAGCACGATCGCGGTCAGCCAAAACGCTTCGTTCGCGGAGTCGCCGAGGTTGCCGATCGCGCGGAGGATCGACTCCGCCTCGTCGAAGAGCGGCGTGACCTCGACGCCCTCCGGGAGCTGCGCGCGCAGCGCGGGCAACGCGTCGCGCACCGCGCGCGAGACCTGCACCGTGTTCGCGTCGCTCTGCTTGCGCACCGCGAGCAGCACCGCGGGATGACCGTCGGCGGTCACGACGCGCGTCTGCTCCTCGAACGTGTCGACGACCTCCGCGACCTCGCGCAGCAGCACCGGCCGCCCGCCGCGCGCGCCCACGATCACGTCCTCGATCTCCGCGACGCTGCGGAACGTCGAGGTCGGCTGGATGAAGAGCAGCTGCGTCCCGTCGTCGACGCCGCCCGCGGGCACGATCGCGTTCGCGGCGCGCAGCGCGTCGACGACCTGCGAGGGCGAGATTCCGTTCGCCTGCAGCCAGATCGGATGGAGGCGCACCTGGATCTCGCGATCGAGCCCGCCGATCACCTCGGCGGCGGCGACACCTGGCTGGCGCGCGAGGAACGGCTGGATCTCGTCGCTCGAGATCTCGCGCAGCCGGTGCGCGTCCATCGGCCCCTCGACCGCCATGAACACGACCGGCGCGAGCGAGGGATCGAACGCGAACGTGAGCGGCCGCGTGGCCTCTTCGGGGAGGAAATCACCGGCGAAGAGCTCGATGTTCTTGCGGACTTCGACCTCCGCGAAGTCCATGTCGGTGCCCCACGTGAAGCTCACGATCACGATCGAGGTGCCGGGGCGCGAGATCGATCGGACGCGCTCGACGTTCTCGACCGAGGCCACCGCGCGCTCGATCGGCGCGGTGACGAGCGTCTCCATGTCCTCGGGGCTCGCGCCGACGTAGTTCGTGACGATCGCGACGACCGGGAACTCGACGTCGGGGAGGCGATTGACCGGAAGGTTGTAGAGCGTGAAGAGCCCGAAGCCCGTGAGGCACAGGTAGACCATCGCGGTCGTCACACCGCGACGGATCGACAGCGCCCCCCAGTTCATCCGGGCCCCGCCGCCGCGCGCTCGCCGGCGACGCGGATCGGCGCGCCGTCGCGGAGCAGGTGCTGGCCCTCGATCACGACGCGCTCGCCCGCCGCGAGCCCTTCCGCGATCTCGATGCGCTCGCCGTAGCGCACGCCGATGCGCACGTCGCGGCGGCGCGCGGTCTCACCGTCGGCGACGAACACGACCGCGCGGTGATCGCTGTCGGTGTCGGGCGTCATCACGACCGCGCGACCGGCGACCATCGTCACGTCCTCGCGCCGCGCGAGCACCACGCCGGCGCGCGCGACCATGCCGGGACGCAGCACGCCGTCGGCGTTCTCGACCACGACCTCGACCATCGCGGTGCGCGTCATCCGATCGATCACCGGCGACACCCGCGAGACCGTGCCGCGTCGCACCACGTTCTCCAGCGCGGGAGGCGCGATCTCGACCTCCATGCCCTCGCGGATGCGCACCCAGTCCTGCTCGGTCACCCGCAGCGCGACCTTCACGCGCTCGGTGCGCACCACGCTGCAGATCGGCAACGTCGGCGCGACCATGTCGCCGTCCTGCACCGCGAGCAGCGCGACCGTGCCCGTGACCGGCGCGCGGATCACGGTGCGCGCGCGCTGCGCGCCGGCGCTGCGATGCGCTGCCGAGACCTGCGCGACCTGGGCCTCCGATGCGCGGAGCTGCGCCGCGAGCGCATCGACCTGCGCGCGTGGGATCGCACCGGTCGCGGCGAGACGCGTCGCGCGCTCGAGATCGGCGCGCAGCTGATCGCGCGCCGACGCAGCAGCCTCGACCGCAGCGCCCGCCTGCGCGACGCCGGTGGCCTGGAGGTCGGCCTCGAGCGTCGCGATCGGATCGCCGGCCTCGACGTGATCGCCTTCGTGCACGTGCAGCACGCGGATGCGCTCGGGCACCTGCGCGAACACGCGGACCTCGACCTCGCCCTGCACGTCGCCGAGCATCGTGACGCGCTCCTCGGCGACGCCCGACACCGAGGGCTCGACCACGACGAGGCGACCACGCTCCGCGACCGCCGGCGCGGCGGCCTCGCTCGCGCCGCACGCCGACGCGAGCATGCCCAAGAGAACGACGACCCCCGCGCGCATGACCGGCGAGCGTAAGCGCTGGAGTCGAGAGCGGTCCACCCGACCTTCGGGCGGGATCATGAAGAATTGCGAAGAACGTTCACTCGCTCAGCGCGTCGATCCACGCGGCGACGCGCTCGGCGCCCGCGGCGTCGACGCGCTGCGTGCCGAGCGGAGGCATGCGCCACGTCGGGTCGTCGCTCGTGATGCGCTGGTACAGCACCGAGCGCTCGGGCGCGCCGGGCGCGACGAGGATGCCCGCTTCGCCCTCGGGATCGCCGCGCTCCGGGCGCTGATCGATCACGTTCATCCATCGCTCCTCGATCTCGAAGCGCAGATCGAGCGCGACGGTCGCGCTCCCGCCCGGGCGATGACAGTGCGCGCACTGCACGTGGAGGTACGCGCGTGCGTCGTCGGGCTCGTACGGCGCGTGGTCGTGCTCGAGCGCGTCGCGCGCGAGCGCGCCGATCGCGACGAGCGTGTCGAGCTGCGGCGCGCTGCGACCGGTCGCGACGTACACGACGTCGGTGTCGAGCTGCGCGAGCTCGAGGCCCAGGCTCGTGCCTGCCGCGTCGACGTGGCAGTCGAAGCACTCGTCCTCGCGCGGAACGTCCCACGTGAGCCCGCCGCGCTCGACGGTGCCGCCCTCGAAGCGACGCGCTTCGGCGCCGGCCTCGTCCCAGAGGTACGTCGCCGCGTGCCACGTGCCCTGCTCGTCGCGCACGAGCAGGCGCGTCTCGATCGGCTGCGCACCGGCGCGGAACGTCTTCACGAGCACGCCGCCGGGCGGGAGGATCACGTGCCCGTCGTCGACCTCGAGCGACCCGCCGTCGGGCAGCGCGACGAAGCGCTCCTTCGCGGCACCGTCGGACCACAGCGGCACGCGCACCTCGTACGGCAACATCGCTGCGATCGGCGTCGAGGATCCCGGCTCGAAGCAGCCGGTGTCGGCGAGCGCGTCCGGGAACGTCGCGCGACCGAGGCACGTCGGGTTGGGCTCGCGTCGATCGAGCCCGGCGCGCGGAGAGGCGCACGCGCCGAGGCCGAGCAGCGCGAGGACGAGCGCGCGCCTCACGGCTCCACCAGGTGCACGAGCAGACAGATCGAGAGCTCGGTCGCGCTCATCGTCCAGCCTTCGAGATCGTCGATGTGGTCCTCGAGCAGGTCGCCGGTGACGAGCTGCGCGATGCGCGCGCGCAGCGCGTCGATCGGCTCGTCGGTGTCGAGCAGCGCGACCGTGGGCTCGACGAGCGCGGCCGCGCTCGCTTCGTCTCCGTCGGGCAGGAGGGCCGCGCGACGGACGCCGCCGATCACGTCGGCCGCGCCACGATCGACGAGCTTCTCCGCGCGTCGCGCCGCGCGCGTCGTGCGCTCGTCGCGCAGCACGATCGGCCGCGCGATGCCCTCGCATCCGGCGCCGAGCGCCATCACGATCGCGGCGAGCACGCTGGTCCGCGCGAACCCGCGCCGCGTGATCACGACGCACCTCCCGCGAGGTGATCCGCGAGCCGCGCAGCGAGCGCGACGATCGTCAGCGTCGGGTTCGCGCTGCCGCCGGTCGTGAACACCGACGAGCCCGCGACGTAGAGATCCTCCACCTCGTGGCAGCGGCAGTCCGCGTCCACCACGCCCTTCGCGGAATCCGCGGACATCCGCGTGGTGCCCATGTGATGCCCGCCGGGCGCGATCTCGTCGGCGAAGCGTCCCTCGGCATCGCGCGGCGTCCACACGCGCCCGAGCCCCGCCGCGCCGAGCTCGCGGCCGAGGACCTCCATCGCGCGCCGATACGCGCGGAGATCGTCGTCGCGCACCTGCCACCGGAGATCGAGCCGAGGAACGCCGAGCGCGTCGACGTCGTCGCGCAGCGTCACGCGGCTCTCCTCGTAGGGTGATTGCTCCGCGCGCAGCGTCATGCGGAAGAGCCGCGCGTCACCCGAGCCGCGCCAGAGCCGCGCGACGTCGGGGGCGATCACCTCCCCCGTCTCGGCGCCGACGTCCTGCTCGCGCAGCGTGATCGTGAAGTCGAGCAAACCTTCGGCTTCGCGCACCTCGCGCGAGAGCGCGAGCGCGCCGCGCACCTCGTCGCCGGCCTCGGTGCCGTGGGTGTCCGCGTAGAAGCCGACGTCCGCGTGGCCGAGCTCCAGCCACGCCGCGGAGTCGTAGAGGTGCGGGTGCTCCATGAAGCAGCGACCCACCCAGTCGCTCCCGTTCGCGACGTCCGACGCGAGCAGCATGCGCGCGTTCTCGAGCCCGCCCATCGCGAGCACGTACGCGCCCGCCTCGACCGAGAAGCGCGGGCCCCCGAGCGCAGCGCACGCGAGGCGCGACACGCGCGCGCCGTCGACCTCGATGCCGACGAGGTTCGCGTGCATGAGCACGTCGGTCTGCGCCGAGTCTTCGAGCAGAGGCCGGTACGTCCGACCGAAGCGCGTCGGTGGGCTGTAGCGGAACACGCGCGTCGCGAGGTGCCCGCCGGGTGCGGGCAGGAGCGCGCGTCCTGCGGCGCCGGCGAGGCGCTCGGCGTCCCATCGATCGCCGATCTGCGCGAGCTCTTGCGCGCGCTCGTAGTACGGAGCGAGATCTTCGAGCGCGATCGGCCAGCCGCTCAGCGGCACGTGATCGCGCGGCGTGAAGTCCTCGGCGAGCAGCGGCATGCACCAGCCCGCCCAACGGTTC includes:
- a CDS encoding c-type cytochrome domain-containing protein, encoding MRRALVLALLGLGACASPRAGLDRREPNPTCLGRATFPDALADTGCFEPGSSTPIAAMLPYEVRVPLWSDGAAKERFVALPDGGSLEVDDGHVILPPGGVLVKTFRAGAQPIETRLLVRDEQGTWHAATYLWDEAGAEARRFEGGTVERGGLTWDVPREDECFDCHVDAAGTSLGLELAQLDTDVVYVATGRSAPQLDTLVAIGALARDALEHDHAPYEPDDARAYLHVQCAHCHRPGGSATVALDLRFEIEERWMNVIDQRPERGDPEGEAGILVAPGAPERSVLYQRITSDDPTWRMPPLGTQRVDAAGAERVAAWIDALSE
- a CDS encoding GMC oxidoreductase — its product is MSIRDARSLEEGTALSADVCIVGAGAAGITIALELLGRGRSVLLLESGAMDLEPSIQALYDGTMSGIRTFRLDDHRWRHFGGSTNRWAGWCMPLLAEDFTPRDHVPLSGWPIALEDLAPYYERAQELAQIGDRWDAERLAGAAGRALLPAPGGHLATRVFRYSPPTRFGRTYRPLLEDSAQTDVLMHANLVGIEVDGARVSRLACAALGGPRFSVEAGAYVLAMGGLENARMLLASDVANGSDWVGRCFMEHPHLYDSAAWLELGHADVGFYADTHGTEAGDEVRGALALSREVREAEGLLDFTITLREQDVGAETGEVIAPDVARLWRGSGDARLFRMTLRAEQSPYEESRVTLRDDVDALGVPRLDLRWQVRDDDLRAYRRAMEVLGRELGAAGLGRVWTPRDAEGRFADEIAPGGHHMGTTRMSADSAKGVVDADCRCHEVEDLYVAGSSVFTTGGSANPTLTIVALAARLADHLAGGAS
- a CDS encoding efflux RND transporter periplasmic adaptor subunit, whose product is MRAGVVVLLGMLASACGASEAAAPAVAERGRLVVVEPSVSGVAEERVTMLGDVQGEVEVRVFAQVPERIRVLHVHEGDHVEAGDPIATLEADLQATGVAQAGAAVEAAASARDQLRADLERATRLAATGAIPRAQVDALAAQLRASEAQVAQVSAAHRSAGAQRARTVIRAPVTGTVALLAVQDGDMVAPTLPICSVVRTERVKVALRVTEQDWVRIREGMEVEIAPPALENVVRRGTVSRVSPVIDRMTRTAMVEVVVENADGVLRPGMVARAGVVLARREDVTMVAGRAVVMTPDTDSDHRAVVFVADGETARRRDVRIGVRYGERIEIAEGLAAGERVVIEGQHLLRDGAPIRVAGERAAAGPG